From the Fulvia fulva chromosome 2, complete sequence genome, one window contains:
- a CDS encoding Eukaryotic translation initiation factor 6, producing the protein MAVRASFENSNEVGVFSTLTNSYALVAVGASENFYSIFEAELQDVIPITHTTIAGTRIVGRLTAGNKHGLLVPTSTTDQELQHLRNSIPDTVKIQRIEERLSALGNVICANDHVALVHPDLERESEEIIADVLGVEVFRQTIADNVLTGSYMALSNQGGIVHPKTSIQDQDELSSLLQVPLVAGSVNRGSPVVGAGMVVNDWMAVTGLDTTATELSVVESVFKLGEGMAPGAINTTNKETMVESFY; encoded by the exons ATGGCGGTCCGCGCATCATTCGAAAACTCCAACGA AGTCGGCGTCTTCTCCACCCTAACAAACTCCTACGCCCTCGTCGCCGTCGGCGCCTCGGAAAACTTCTACAGCATCTTCGAAGCCGAGCTCCAAGACGTAATCCCCATAACGCACACCACCATCGCCGGCACGCGAATTGTCGGCCGCCTGACGGCCGGAAACAAACACGGTCTCCTCGTTCCCACCTCTACAACCGACCAGGAACTTCAACACCTGCGAAACAGCATCCCAGATACTGTCAAGATCCAGAGAATCGAGGAGAGGCTGTCAGCGCTGGGGAATGTGATATGTGCAAACGACCACGTCGCGCTCGTGCATCCGGATTTGGAGAGGGAGAGTGAGGAGATCATCGCAGATGTTCTCGGTGTGGAGGTTTTCAGGCAGACTATCGCCGATAACGTCCTGACAGGGTCGTACATGGCGCTCTCTAACCAGGGCGGAATCGTACACCCGAAGACCTCAATCCAGGACCAGGACGAACTTTCGTCTCTGCTACAGGTCCCGCTCGTGGCGGGCAGTGTGAATCGTGGTTCACCAGTGGTGGGAGCGGGCATGGTGGTAAACGATTGGATGGCTGTGACGGGACTGGACACGACTGCGACGGAGTTGAGTGTGGTGGAGAGTGTGTTTAAGTTGGGTGAGGGGATGGCGCCCGGGGCGATCAATACGACGAATAAGGAGACTATGGTGGAGAGTTTCTACTAG